Genomic segment of Aquila chrysaetos chrysaetos chromosome 16, bAquChr1.4, whole genome shotgun sequence:
TCAGGGAGGGGGTTCGCTGGTTCAGAGTTAAAACCGCAAGCTTTGACCCAAAAAATGCAGCGGATCTCTATCCCGCTTTGCCTGTTACCAACGAACGGATCGCAGTGCTTCTGGTTTTTAACATCgcggtttttctttttcttggtgcGTAGGAAAACCATTCTTCCGAGCCACACAGAAGCGTGTTGAAAACCCCTCTGAAACAAGCAGCTACCTCACATTCCGTATTGACAGAGATACAGCCTGACTGTCAGCCGCTAACCACACCCCCAAAACCTAAAGAAATCCTTCCAGCAGATCCATGGACGCCTACTTCGAACCTGAAAATGCTGATTAGCGCAGCTAGTCCTGAGATCAGGAGCAGAGAACAGAGAAGGGAACTGTCAAACAACTCAAGGGAGGTCCTGCAGGCGAAACACTGTTTGCAGGTATGTTGTAAAGGTGTCgtctttatttacttttttttaaagttagctGAAGGCTGTTTATTCAGTATAAAAAGTTATACATTAACATActgcaactttttaaaagttttgattttggAGTGTTTACCAAATATAAGTAAGGATATTGTCTAGTTACATGCAACAGGTaatgttttgctggttttattccACAGCTGTTGGGGACAAAGGGAGAACACTGGGCCTTTGACAGTGCTCACACTGAAGCTGTTAAATACCTGTGTTTACCTATTGCCAAAAATgtcaaattctctttttcttattcCCATGTAGGAGCACTTATCAGGAGATGAATATGAAAAATCTCAACCAAGTCGCAAAGAGAAAAGTCTAGGATTACTGTGTCATAAATTCTTAGCTCGATATCCTGATTaccccagcactgcagagaatAATTACATTTGCCTTGATGAAGTAGCTGAAGAGCTTAGTAAGTTGGTGTATAGGCTGTTACATAGTTCTTCATTCAAATGTGCCAATAACCTACCATTTGTGTTAGTACATTTTTGCTCCATAAAATTTTGAATGCTTGCTGTGTACTCTAAAACTTGGTTTTAAACTCTTCATTCTTAGagcaattcttttaaaaagctaaagTTTCTTCAGTGAACTGAATTGAGAAACTCTGAATTTTGTTTGATATTAAACATCTAAATTATGGCCGACACCACAAATAACCAGTTGCAGGTTTTTGGATCTAGAGATGATGGCTAAGATTAGGGGTTGGATTTTTGTGGCAGGAACTAGAGTGTCTCAAGCTGAACCCACAACTTCCTGTCCAATCATGACATCAAAGCAAGAAACTACTTTCTACTCTCTATGATAACTTaactttctcattttatatCACTATTTTTGTATCACACCAATGATCTACCAAGAGTCTAAGTTGCGAAGTTaagctgaagctttttttttatcagagcTATGAAATTACAGTATTCTACAGATTATAACACTGATAATCGTTATAAATCATACTGCTATAAAATTTTTTGGTGTTCTATCTTCAGAATATGTTGGGGGACACGGAAGAGGGGTGAActgcaaattaaacaaaatctaTTCTATTTATACTTTGTACAAAATAACATCTCTTTTAGAAAATGCCTAGTCAAAACCAAGAATTTAacagacaaaagagaaaaggacagTGTGTTAATAACGTATAAAAACAAGTTACAAAACGGTTGTCTGCCATGAGTTTCCAAGGTTATTTAGTGAGATGATCTAAAATCGATGCAATGAATAATTAGaaatgctttgggtttttttaaagctgtatcgAAATCCATCTAATGGCTCTTTTAGCAACAGTAAGTTTTATCTCTTAAGGAATGCTGTAAACCAAGTATAACTGTGGAAAAGCAAGTCCTTCCATATCTAAAGCAAggactgttttttcttccttgctggcAAGATCTATGAGGGCTATTTTCAGAAACCTTTGTAACGAGGAATTGGCGAAAATGGCTTAGAAGTGTAttaaggggagggggaagcacaGGAAACTGATCCCTTCTGTGTGCAAACCATGTTTTAGGTAAATGTCTGATGAAACATATTTTATGTAGTAGAGATACCAtgtttgtctgtctttattttttcagacgTTGAACGTAGACGCATATACGATATTGTGAACGTGCTAGAGAGCCTACACATGGTGAGCCGCCTTGCCAAAAACAGATATGCTTGGCACGGGCGACATAATCTCTCCAAAACCCTGCAGGCTTTGAAAAAAGTTGGAGAAGAGAACAAATATACACAACAAATTCAGATGATCAAGAAAAGAGAGTATGAGCATGAATTTGATTTTGATggtgaaagaaatgaagaaatggcAAGATCTTTCGGCTCAAATGAAcattcagaaatgtcttttgtTGAGCTCCCAGGAATGGAATTTCGTGCTGGTAATAATTCTCTATAATGCCAAGAATAATACGTGCTTTAATGATAAGTATCTATGAACTTGGAAAAAACACTTATTggacctttttttctgaaatgcgACTGCCTGAAAGGCACCACAACTGTTTGTGGTGAGAAAAAGTCCTCTACGCTCTTTCAGTTCTCTTATTCATTCAATTCTTAcacaagtattttgtttttacagtgcaAGAACAAGGGGGCATCGGGTGAAACTATCAAACATACCTGACATACAGTCCAGCTGCAGGATCTGATACCATTGAATGTTATAGAAGCCAAAAGTATAAATtactcaatttattttttaatttaggtttGATTCATGGAAGAAATGTTAATTAAGGATTGTTGCATACATTGTATAACCTGCAGTTAAGCATCTTTAAGACTACGCGTTGTCAGACAATAGGAAATGTATACAGGTGGAAACATCGCATTCTCTCCTTTGTAGTTAGACTTGGTATTCCCCTTATTATCTGATTCTTGCCATGTAGAAACATAACTCTGGAGTCCACATCGGCCCTGCCTAGTTGCTGTGTTGTTTGTTCTTATAATAATTGTTACTGACGAActtcttcagtgttttaaaagcGTTTGTAGCTGGTGTGTCACTTAACACTTTAATCCTTTCTCCTGTCTGCTGCAGCATCAGTAAATAGCAGGAAAGACAAGTCTTTACGAGTGATGAGTCAGAAATTTGTGATGCTGTTTCTTGTATCGACTCCTCAAATAGTAAGCCTTGAAGTTGCTGCTAAAATCTTGATTGGAGAAGACCAGTTGGAAGACTTAGataaaagcaagtttaaaagtaagtaaaataTCAAGTGTAAGCTAAATGAACTATTCTAGTGCTAGTTTATACAGTGTAAAATACCACCATCTTTTTCCTGCCATAAATATATTTGAGCCTCCAAAAACTCACTAAACACCTTGCAGAGTTTTTAACAGGGACCCACTTGTGCATAGTCATTGATACATAATGACCACGTAAGAGAAAAAGTCCATTAAATCCTCTCTCCTGAAGTAACATCACAAGGCTGCTCATTGGTAAcaatttccctttctctttcctcaagCAGTCTGTCAAAGATTGCAGCATCATTTCATCAAAGATGCCCCAGAATCATGCAAATCTGTGTTCTGGTCATGTAACTTACTTGTTGGAAATCTAAATAAATTCTGTAAAAGTCCTGTTAATAACTTACACGTGAGAGGAAGTGAAACCCAATGCTGTAACTGccaattatttcttcattcttttacCCTTTTTCAGTTCCTTGCACACTTCCTCATCTCCCTCTCCAGTCAAATGAAAAGGTACTTCTAGGTCTACGCCTATGTGTCTATAATAATCAAAAATGTGCCTGCTCTTGAGGGACCAAGAATTAATTCTGGGTTTCATTGAAAATTACACCCATCCTTGATTCTCAGGCAGActccattgcttttttttttttaaggaattgtatctatgcaaaaagaaaactgatccTTGCTGGTTTCAGTTCATAATTGCCTTTCTACTGCTTCATGGCAACATAGAGAGGGTGGGTGGGTAGTCagtagggggtttttttattcgttttcattctttctttttcctctgtaatgTCTGTCTCgcaataaaagcattttcagggCATTCCATCCATGTGTCTGTATTTCAGGTATCACATGTTTTACCCTGTTCTAGGTTAAGAAGCATAGTCCCAAGTTCCATGACTTACTAGACTTTAAATTTTCAGTAGCAGAAGCATTCGCCTAAGCACATTCACTTTGCAGTCCAGAAGTCACTGGTAATTTGACTGCTGCCTAAAACTTTTCCCTACTAGCTCAACCTCAGAACAGTTAAGAATATGCAGGATGATTATCCTGTTGGATTTTAGCATGCCTCTTCCCCCTAGTTCCCATGTTCGCCATTGCATGCATGTACCTGCCTTTCAAGCTACTTATTTTCACTCCAGAATTCGTATAGGTTTGGGCATTGCATAGAACCCAACttgttttgaagattttttctctatatttagCATAATATGCTTACttagcagtattttcttttctagatcTGTATCTATGTCATTCTATTTTACATATGAACTTTATATTGTGATGTGTTATTTCACAGTATAAATACCTGTTCCACAAAAttgttctagaaaaaaaattataaaggtttttccttttagctgCTAAAAGGGCGTTACaacatttttaatctgttgtATGTTAACTTGTCAATCAGAATTGCTGTACtttacatttgtttatttttatttcagccaaAATTAGGAGACTTTATGACATAGCAAATGTTCTCAGTAGCCTTGAGCTTATCAAGAAAGTTCATGTTACGGAGGAGAGAGGTAGAAAACCAGCATTCAAATGGACAGGACCTGACGTCTTGCCAAATGTTCAGGGTAGGTGTGTGTgtcatttccttttgttctgctgATGATTTTGATTGACTGTTTTCTCcgctagattttttttttgaccaaaaGACAGTAAACTAAGCAGAAAATCTTTACTAGTCACATCCCTGTCCTTAGTCCTTGACAGCATAGCACACCAGTGTGTATTTCCACGTAGTGGGTGTACTCATACTGAGACtcttgcatttccatttttgccGCTGCTAGTACTTCGATGATTATAAGCCAGGCTCAAATAACTGCTTTTAATTACTGAATCTGCACATGATATGTATTTACTCTTTcgggttttttctgctttttagatAGAAAACTTGAAACAACTTCTATGAGCTGTCCCCCACCTATTTCAGAATCCATCCCTTCCAAAGAGCAGTGTTcaaaaaacctttttccttcaagaggaaagcaaaacttcACTCGGCATCCTTCTCTAATAAAGTTAGTTAAAACTATAGAAAACGACAGAAGAAAGATCCAATCTGCTCCAACCAGTCCAGTTAAAATGAGTGCAAGTAAGtagctgaaaaatacatttctctatCTTTTTCTAAGTATGTTTTTAACTCAGCTGTAGTCTTACATTAAATATTCAGGCTTGCCATCTCCTCATAGGAGATGCAGGTGGATAGGTATGCCTTCTTAAGACGTGTTTGTTGTAAGAAATGTCAAAAATAGACAAGATGGGGAAAATATATGTTGCCTGTAAATCTGAGGCCTTACAAGACTGCTCACTGCGTAAGCTCTGCAATTACTAGAAGCTCTTTCCAGTTTGGTGGACCAAATCCAGTCACAGCATGTGCAGttgcaacaaaataaatatattcattgaGATCTGGACCAAATTTGGCACACTGTAGGGAACTCTAGCCTCCTCTTTCACACCAAATACCCAAGGAGTGGCATATTACTGCTTGGGGTTTAAGAAGAATATTATATTGCTTTTTACATATCACTATCTTGACTTTGTGCGATGTCTTACCGGCTACAAACTTGTTTGTGTAGTATAGCTGATTCTCTGGATATCGTATCTTTCTCTATGAACTGCCCTAACCCTGGTTTGTTGTGGAAACTGCTTTAGATTTCACTATCTATGCAGTTCTGTATCCTGTAAAATTGCCAGACAATTACCTATCAATGTTCATGTTCTTGTTAGCTAGCCtctttggagggaaaaaaaaaaaaaaggagctgaggCTTTAAAGTTTTTTTGATGGAAGCTACCATCCAATTGATCAAATCAAGTCTGGGCTGCAGTTTGAGGATAACGTGGAGTCTTAGCGTCTTCTCATTAAATGTGTATGCCACATAAAATAACGCAGTCTCCTCAAGACAAAATTTAACTTCTGTGTTTGATGTActaacagttttgttttgttttccccctccAAGCAGGTACTGATCAAAATTTATCAGCTCTCCCAAGTAAAATGGCTCAGGTTCCAGCAATTGCTAAACATCAGCTGGAAGGACAATCAAAGTAAGTTTGCACAAGTGTTAAGGTGAGAAGCTTTATTTTGTCACTGGCCATTAAGTTAAACCTATGCTCAGTTTGAGTTGGGCAATAGTCTGCGAAGAACGGTAACCTCTGATACTGCAGgctatttttttcacttattttctgctcagtggATTGAGAAGTACAAGCTTATGTTAAGTCTTTgtattgcagaaaataatttgtcgGGGCATTCGTTTCTGCACAAAGgcattaaaatgtgtttgggtttttgtttttgttggttttgcatttgttttttttttttttaaggaaagcaaaagagttGAAATTGTCAAGATCTGCCTTGGAATCTAATCAGTTGTCGCCTGAGGTAGTCCCCAAGCCCGAAACTCCTCGCGTCGCAGCACCCTCTCAGCAGCCAGCTCTTGCACAGCCACCGGCTGTCTGTCCTCCAAGCCATAGTTCAGTCTCACCAGTAATACTACCTCATACTCCTGCTGGTGTTTCGTATGCAATATATCTGCATCCTTCCCAAGCCCACACTGTGACAACATACAGCCCAAGTTTCATGTTGCAGCCTCTACCGTGTGCTAATGTAACTGGAATTAAGAGTATTAATTcaaaagtattaaataaaacaaccaCTGAGGAAGGGGACAATCAGCTGACTACAGATGATCCAACAAAATCCTTGACAGCTAAAGAAAGACCGCCTATAAAATCAGAAACTTCATCACAGAGGTGCCTTAAAAGATCACAAGCATTACAAGAGAATAATTTGATTAAGAAGTGTAGAAGTGATGAGGAAAGCCTTGATCCTTCTCTGGtaagttaaattatttaaaaaatgccattttatagCTTAGTGATGTTGCTACCTACTCGTTTTCAAAGTGGTTTAGGAGCCTACCAGATGTTGTCAAACTTGTAAATGAATTGTAAGGAAGCCTGCCAGGGGAGTACTCTTGTAAACACTTAAGCCTTTAGCTTACTCTAAGAGCATTTGTACTGCAGACTTGCAGAACCTTTGCTGGATGAAACGGTATCCGTGTCGGCGTTTGGAAGACCAGATCTTGTGGTGTTCTTCATACCCACCCTTCTGGAGCGtaagaaaacagttaaaagacaaaattgaaGTTGTCTGCCATTCCTTGCTAAACAAGTGTGCTTAGGTGTTTCAAATAACATTACACTTGAAGGGATGACGTTCATTTGTTGTGGTTGCTAATGTATGGGGGGGGactggtttttggggtttttttatatatatcaaTTATCACATAATCTTGCTGGTATTTGCAAAGCATCAGGCAGGATATACAGTATACAATATAACATATATCCTTGAAAAACCAACCTAGGATCAAGGCtgaatttttctccttgttcccctcccttccccctccaaatatttatttcccagaAGATGTGTCAGAGTGTACAGATGggagttattttattttgactaATAAAACATTATGTCAATACTTACCTATTTATACAATGATTCTGGAGTAGTTCAGGTTGCTCATCTTTACACAATGGCTGGCATTCATTCTTGGTTTTAGAGGTGTTAGGAGGGAAAGCGGACACATAAAAGTTGCTGGACAGGGAATGTCCCAAAATCCAATTTCTATCCAATGTTGTACATTGTTAACGTTGGATCATTGTAGGTGTAATAATACAGCACACGAAGAGAGTAAGAGGTTCAGATACACTTGATGCGTATGGAGAAACTGGGTCTGGAttgctttctgctcctcagTTGCTGAACGTTTTAGTGTCTCTGTAAATTACTAGGCTGCTTTAAATTGTGCTTGCCAAAACGGTCGTGAAATGTTATCGGCGTTTTGTGACAATGTGTGGCATCAAACATCCACTAGCTGTGAAGGCGCAAGAGGGGATAACGTGGAACTGGTTGTCTTATTGCCTAGGAATTTTTATAGCACAAACTTGAGAatcaggagaaaggagaaagcttgctttcctaatttttaaaatgtataaatatcaTTGTAGATCTGTAACTGAGTATGTGAAGTCTTACGATGCCTGCCTTTGTTTTCGTATGTACTTTTTTAAAGGGAGGAtccatgaaaaatgaaagaccACCTTCCAGTAGCTCACAAATGAATCACAAAACGGACAATTGCCAGGAAGAGAgacagaacaaaactgaaacattaGATCAAAACATGGCAAGTTGCTATGACCAACGTAAAAGAGACCA
This window contains:
- the E2F8 gene encoding transcription factor E2F8; protein product: MQQAGGETGTGDKENHSSEPHRSVLKTPLKQAATSHSVLTEIQPDCQPLTTPPKPKEILPADPWTPTSNLKMLISAASPEIRSREQRRELSNNSREVLQAKHCLQEHLSGDEYEKSQPSRKEKSLGLLCHKFLARYPDYPSTAENNYICLDEVAEELNVERRRIYDIVNVLESLHMVSRLAKNRYAWHGRHNLSKTLQALKKVGEENKYTQQIQMIKKREYEHEFDFDGERNEEMARSFGSNEHSEMSFVELPGMEFRAASVNSRKDKSLRVMSQKFVMLFLVSTPQIVSLEVAAKILIGEDQLEDLDKSKFKTKIRRLYDIANVLSSLELIKKVHVTEERGRKPAFKWTGPDVLPNVQDRKLETTSMSCPPPISESIPSKEQCSKNLFPSRGKQNFTRHPSLIKLVKTIENDRRKIQSAPTSPVKMSASTDQNLSALPSKMAQVPAIAKHQLEGQSKKAKELKLSRSALESNQLSPEVVPKPETPRVAAPSQQPALAQPPAVCPPSHSSVSPVILPHTPAGVSYAIYLHPSQAHTVTTYSPSFMLQPLPCANVTGIKSINSKVLNKTTTEEGDNQLTTDDPTKSLTAKERPPIKSETSSQRCLKRSQALQENNLIKKCRSDEESLDPSLGGSMKNERPPSSSSQMNHKTDNCQEERQNKTETLDQNMASCYDQRKRDHVPEDEDKIKTKQDIPVAFAIPAHETFFPSGYLIPLTQCTHGNKAGFSNKEKAGICSLQHTTYSSPIAGVIPVTASELKAVNIPAFQITPLNIMLSPTSIAAAPVLSNSCLNSSNTSSAQNPSSSVLNFTLQHIGLIPAGVQVPANPVLQHMPVSLQSENVSYSSENMNLQEEKPSVPKELQEPQTVTENFFRTPGGPNTVSSLSANSDGTDRISQGTLYIPQRKLEVSED